A stretch of DNA from Perca fluviatilis chromosome 15, GENO_Pfluv_1.0, whole genome shotgun sequence:
CCTTTGTGTTAATTTGTATTAGGCTCTAACCCCGCTTCCTTCCTCTCCAATCACTCAGGCGGAGGAGCGTCATGGTAACTTTGAGGAGCGACTGCGACAGATGGAGGCGCAACTGGAGGAGAAGAACCAGGAGCTACAGAGGGTGAGTCATGCTTGCttttccatctctctttctcctcctctgttttCATCCTCCCCCTCTTTCATGCCGTTCCTTTTGTCAGCCCTTACAAAGGCACACTAATTTTCTAAACCATCTATTTGACCGTGCACATTCAGATAGAAATCTTTGCCTCTCGCTCTCAGTCAAGCAGAATGCTTGTTCTTAACTCTCCTctgtccccctccccctcctcctcaaactcgattttttttcttctcgttCGCTCTCACCCGTCTCGCTCTCTCCCCCTCAGGcgaggcagagggagaggatGAACGATGAACACAACAAGCGTCTCTCCGACACGGTGGACAAGCTGCTCTCTGAGTCCAACGAGCGGCTGCAGCTCCACCTGAAGGAGAGGATGGCCGCCCTGGAAGAAAAGGTGACCTGCTCAGACTCAAACCACAATTCACAGCCTCTCTTCATTTTGATCTAAACCTCCTAAATCTGCAACAGAAAATGTCTCAATCCCCCACCCCTAAAGGTGCATCTCTTTATCCCAAAATGAACTCTTGGGTTCAGGTATGTTCACCTGGTAGCACCTCCCTGCCCTCCAGGAAGTGAATTCCCAAAGTGTCTCAAAGCAGCTGTGAATCCTACATCCAGAACAGTAGTGGAAAgtaactttacttactttaagTACAGCACTTAAGTACAGGTTTGAGGTACTTTAACTagacttgagtatttccatttcagactactttatacttctactccactatatttcagagggaagtgtgttgtactttttactgcactgtATTAGTCTGACAGCTACAGTGTAGTTGCttcaaatacaaaacatataaTCACATTATACAATCTAATGCATTAATAGAGATTAACCTTCCGTTATGTCAAATTTAGAATAAGCTCCACCTTGACCAACTGTAAAAATGCTACTTACACATTAatgccataataataataataataataatactattatATAGTAGATAATAGTATAACACTCATATGGGTCATTGTTCTGCATTTTCCTTTTAGTACATTTTTTCAATAATACATACTTTcactttgaatgcaggacttttacttaagtaaagggtCTGAGTGATGGGTAAAAATCTGGCCCAAAACTCATCGCTGgttccatttttttctttacctaCTTCCTATAGTGCCTTATCAGCACTTTATTAACAACTTCCACCTATTTTCCTTCTCTTGTATTTACCGGAAGCATTTTCTGAGCAGTCAGCATCTCAAAAGGAGCATAGTTACTGTAAATCACAGAGATTAGTGTCTATTTGCAGCAGGAAAACCTACTTTTGAAGGCACAGGGACATAACATATGGGTGAAACTAGGCTTAAACCACTCTGTTCCGTTTCAACAGTCTGGGTTAAAAAACGAAAACTGCCTGGATTATTGCCTGATTATTAAAcattgctgtgctgtgtgtaggTAGCTGTAAGAGCAGTTCACTAACCCTGCTGTCCAGTTTCTCATTCAGAATATGCTGTTGTTATTTTACAGTAATAAACTTCTCATTCTTCCACCTCCAGAATGCCCTGTCTGAGGAACTATCCAACATGAAGAAACTCCAGGACGATCTCTTGGCAAACAAGGTGCTTGTACCTCTCAGCTTCACTCTTGGTTAAAGCTAAAGATGTTCTGGTACCATTTTTTGCCTTCCccataccgattccgatacctgaacttgcataTCGGCAGATGCTGCGTACCCATCAGATAccagtgtgtaaaaaaaacaaacatatattttattatgttttaacagcagtatactactatccctgtatggatgtgatattattgctatttttgttgttaaactctttgtgaaacatgaacaaacacaaacaatgaacgccacagaactttcttttaaaaTCCAGTTTGTCAGTCAGTCATAACGGAAACAAAGAACatgaataaactactttaaagtagattttcttctggGCAaaatcggtgcataaactcaaGTACTTTGCGACACATTTTAGGCATTTTAGGCAATATCGGAGGCTTTTCCGTTGCTGGTTTCAGTATCAGAACATCTCTAGTTAAAGCTAGTAATCATATGTGGTTTTTTTCCCACCAACTCTGTCTGTTTCCCACCCTCAGGACCAGCTCATAGCAGAGCTGGAGCGGATTCAGCTGgagttagatcagctgagagcgaGGCCCGGGGGCTCTTATTCCAGGTTTGTTGCTGTTTAACACAGAAAGAGTGAAACTCTAAACATGATGTAGAGTCTCCAGCGTTGTCTGGCTGTAAAGACGCCAGTGTTGTGTCGTGTCTCTTTTCTTGTCAGACATTGTAGATAAATCACTCCACGTTGGAGGCGTTTAACACTGTCAGCGCTCACAGGGCTAAAAACAGTGTTGATATGTACACACACTCATTGACTGggtgcccacacacacatacatgatcCAACACTTCTAATTAGCACATTGTCATCTGCACGTCTCAACACTTGTAGCCTTTTGTAAACCTGTTCATGGGAATGTGATGTCCTTTTACACATTATATGAAGTAAAATCACCAGTTTTCTTCATATATTATATTCTTTTAGTTTTGTTATGGCCAGCTGTGTTACGTTTGTATTTTTCCGTGTTCCGCCACAATCTTATCCACCCTGCAGAGATAATTACCATTTCCTCTTACCTtgcatcatcttctttttcccTCCGTCTCTCCAGTCGCTCTCTGCCAGGTAGCGCTCTGGAATTGAGGTATTCCCACGGGAGCGGTTCGCTCCCAACAGGCTCGACCACTCACCTGGATCCCTTTGGTAACTCCTCGGCCGGGGGCGTGGTCAGGCGAAGTCACCGGGCCCGTTGGAGCTCCGCCAGAGAGGACTCTACCAAGGTGAGAATCCAACAAACCCAGATTCATTCTCATCCATTTGCATCTTGTTGCACTTGTTTCCTCTTAGAAGCATCtcagttacttttcttttttgtaccaCAAAACATGGTCAAATATGCAAACTTATCTAATTAAGGAAGTGTAGTGCTGCCACGCCTGAAAAAGAGAAACGTATCAGTATAACATTATGTGAAAAGTTTATGGTAGTAACAAGATGTTTTCCCGTTTTAACAAgctattttcacattttaacaaGATGTATTCCCATTTTAACAAGATGTTTTCCCGTTTTAACAAGATATTTTCACGTTACATTATAACAAGATATTTTCAcgttttaacaaaatgttttcacGTTTTAACCAGATGCTTTCACATTTTAAATAGATATTTTCACGTTTTAACAAGCTATTTTCACATTATAACAAGCTATTTTCACGTTATAACAagatattttcacattttaacaaGCTATTTTCACGTTATAACAagatattttcacattttaacaaGCTATTTTCACGTTATAACAAGATATTTTCATGTTACAACAAGTTATTTTCACATTATAACAAGatatatttcatgttttaacaAGCTATTTTCACGTTATAACAAGCTATTTTCACGTtataataagctattttcacgttataacaagatattttcatgttttaacaAGCTATTTTCACATTATAACAAGCTATTTTCACGTTATAACAAGCTATTTTCACATTATAACAAGCTATTTTCACATTATAACAagatattttcatgttttaacaAGCTATTTTCACATTATAACAAGCTATTTTCACGTTATAACAAGCTATTTTCATGTTATAGCAAGCTATTTTCACGTTATAACAAGCTATTTTCACGTTATAACAAGCTATTTTCACGTTATAACAAGATATTTTCACGTTATAACAAGCTATTTTCACGTTATAACAagatattttcacattttaacaaGCTATTTTCACGTTATAACAAGATATTTTCACGTTACAACAAGCTATTTTCACATTATAACAagatattttcatgttttaacaAGCTATTTTCACGTTATAACAAGCTATTTTCATGTTATAACAAGCTATTTTCACGTTATAACAAGCTATTTTCATGTTATAGCAAGCTATTTTCACGTTACAACAAGCTATTTTCACATTATAACAagatattttcatgttttaacaAGCTATTTTCACATTATAACAAGCTATTTTCACGTTATAACAAGCTATTTTCATGTTATAGCAAGCTATTTTCACGTTATAACAAGCTATTTTCACGTTATAACAAGATATTTTCATGTTATAACAAGCTATTTTCACGTTATAACAAGCTATTTTCACGTTATAACAAGCTATTTTCACGTTACGttataacaaaatattttcacgtTACAACAAGCTATTTTCACGTTATAACAagatattttcatgttttaacaAGCTATTTTCACGTTATAACAAACTATTTTCATGTTATAGCAAGCTATTTTCACGTTATAACAAGCTATTTTCACGTTATAACAAGCTATTTTCACGTTACTTtataacaacatattttcacgttataacaagatgttttcatgttttaacaAGATATTTTCATGATATTTTCACGTTTTAACAACATTCAAACTTTTCAAGTTACAACAAGAACATTTTCTTGTTATTACAATATACTATTAATCACGTGAAAAGTCTCACGTtataacaataaattattacattattcATGTGATAATTTATTGTTATAATGTGGAAATATCttgttaaaatgtgaaaatatcttgttaaaacatgtaaaacattttgttattaCAATAAACTTTTCCCGTAATAACGAGATACTGATAGGTTTTAGTTTTTCCGGTGTGGCAGCACTACACTTCCATATCTAATACCTTTACATCAggaattgggaaaaatttgtgTTCCCTCTGAAGAGTCGTAAAGCCCTAATTTTCTCATCATTTGCAACAAAATCAGTTTTTTGTTCTTTCCACTTGAAAAGAAGATTTCTTGCATTTCTTATGTAAGCTAAATAAAAATGAGGTCTAGTTTTGGGATTATTTAACTGCATCTGTTACCTGCAGGTTGATATTACATTTATCCATATCTTCTATGACTTTCttatttcaattaaaaaaaaagaaaacataaactaatgtaacattttgttttttcactGAAGAACTACAGTACTACTCTCTGTGTACAGTACCCAGACTGGGAGAGCGGGGCTCTACTGGGGACCAGGTTCGAGCCGGGCTTGGATGTGGGCTGCTCCGACGACGAGGACGACGTGGAGCATCGGTTTGGCTCAGAGCTGCTGTCCCCCAGCGGACAGACGGACGTGCAGACCCTGGCCATCATGCTGCAGGAACAGCTGGAGGCCATCAATAAGGAGATCAAGTACGGAAGCTGGGAGGGATGTTAGGAACACCTCATCTGATGACACCAACACATACTACAGcctcaaaaacaaacatatcaACACCTCTCTGACACTGTTTGAAGAAAAactacagtggtggaagaagtactccgaTCCTTCAGGAGCATTACTGATAAAACTAGATGCCCTGCATTTAAatctttatttaagtaaaagtacaaaagcatTATCAGCAAATTTGatttaaagtaccaaaagtaaatgTGCTCGTTCTCCAGTGACTGATATATACTATTATATCTGACATTAATGCATTGTTAATACTGGTGCATcaatgtgtaagcagcatttttaACTTTGGGCAGAGCAAGCTAGTTTCCAGTCTCTATGataaactaagctaagctaagctaagctaagctaatcgaCTTCTCGCCATAGCTTCATATTTTTCGTACAGAAATCTGagtctcatctaactctcagcaagcaAATGAATGCgcttattttccaaaatgaggAACAGTTTCTTTAGCTCTATCCTGATCTGTTCAGTGTTGCATGAACTACACACCAGTACAGTATTATAACTTCATCAGATCGTCCAAATGTTTCAGTCCCTCCTCTTTTACTCACCCTCCACTCTCCAACCCAGGCTGATccaggaggagaaggagaacacGGAGTTACGGGCCGAAGAGATCGAGAGTCGGGTCAGCGTGGCTTTGGACAGTCCGCCCATCCCTCCGTCCTCCCTGGGGAGAGACGGAACAGGACGGGGCTTCATGCCCTCGTCCATCACATCCTCCACCCTggcctccccctctccccccagCTCTGGACACTCCACCCCTCGCCTGCCTCACTCCCCGGCCCGCGAGACTGATAGACAGGTACGGCTTCTATTCccgtccctttttttttttttttttatctcgccTCTGTATTTCATCTCCCTGTTTATGCAAACAGCTCCTCCAGACAGTGAGTCGTGTAAATCATGCAGACAGGGTCGGAGGAGTGCAGTTATTCTAACTAACAGCTTGTTGGATTGGGCAAGGTTGATTCAAATAACTTGTAGGATGGTATGACGGATGGTGCCAGACATGCTTTTGGTTCCAGCATTTCTGAAACCGGCGGATGGATTACAAAAGATGGTGCAATAAACACCAAACATGCAGTCAGCGGGGATTGTGAAAGTAATAATGTTAACATGGGAGTTTAGAACAGAATGGTTCAAGTGATGaagcaggaaaacaaaaaacagcttaAGACAGAAATTGAGCTTAAAAGAAAAATAGCTCCTGAGGTCGCTGAGCATCACTACAAGAAATATTAGTTTTTGAATATCCCTCTTTTTCCATTTTGTTCTTCAGAACAGCAAAGATGATGACCGTTCCCTCGCTCTTCTTGACTCAACACCTCCTTCCACTCCTCGTGCACTGCGATTGGACAGGATGACCCTCACTCATCCAGGAGCGATGCTTGACGACCCCCGGGAGTTTCGCAGGTATAGCAGCCGCACATTAAATACAAACACaaccatcctttttttttttttttctctcagtgATTTCCCTTTGTCCCTTTCCAGTCTCTCGGCAGATGGCAGCAGCTCCAACAGCAGCCAAGATTCCCTCCACAAGTCCAGTAAGAAGAAAAGCATCAAGTCTTCCATCGGTCGGCTTTTTGGGAAGAAGGAGAAAGGAAGGATGGGCCAACCTGGGCGGGATGGATCTGCTTCTCTCGGTAAACAGATGGAGGATAACACTGACGGTTTATCAGTCATCCACGCTGTCAGCATTTCcatttaaacatgtttgctCTGGCTCACTGATTTGAGGTATTCAACTCTATATTAGtgtatatcgacgacgtttcacttccgggattgttcaggtgctccCCGGAAATTCTGCCAGTTGTCCCTCATTTTAAGCCGGATGTCCGGTATCtgccgctttctttgtgtttgaatgagaggactatggttaactgctccacagatctctgcagggtaaatccagacagctaccaagaatctgtccaatctgagttttctgttgcacgactaaaaaaacttttgaacgtacacatgttccaccaaaactagttctttccagaggctattttgcagcagcaccattGCTCTGTCCGGGGCTTAGAGCCGCCCATATTGATTGTAATTGTTTTAAGGAAACACCAATAAACccgagcacgttttcctcccatgccggaatgctgtgtggactagccagaccttcctccgcagcgctgtggaggaaggtccaGCATTGCGAGACTATCTCTGTATAATCTTTCATTcttgtgacctttgaccctacTGTGTCTCTTCCAGCATCTACACCCTCTGAAGACATGGCCTCTGGAGACCCAATGGGGATGAACAAGACTGGGACTCTGGGTCCAGCAGATAAAGACCGCCGCAGCAAGAAGAAGTTCGTGAATTATGTCTCCTcttttgtttggttttcagAATAATATTTTGATCTCTCTTGAACGGCACCAAATATCAAACTCTTCCTCTTCTTACCAGGCATGAGCTACTGGAGGAAGCATGTCGCCAAGGACTTCCCTTTGCATCCTGGGACGGACCCACTGTTGTATCTTGGTTGGAGGTACTGTGCAATCACAGAATCCTAAGGAATGGGAGATATTAACTAAAGAACACAATTTTGGATCCATCTAACATTCTTTCCTCATATTTCCTCCTTTATTTAATCTGTCGTCCTTCCAGCTGTGGGTGGGAATGCCGGCCTGGTACGTCGCAGCCTGTCGCGCCAACGTGAAGAGCGGCGCCATCATGGCCAACCTGTCGGACACAGAGATCCAGAGAGAGATCGGCATCAGTAACCCACTTCACCGCCTCAAACTGCGGCTTGCCATCCAGGAGATGGTGTCCCTCACAAGCCCCTCTGCCCCGGCCAGCACCCGCTCGGTGAGACTCAAATACATTTAACGTTCTCAttcaaagaaaagagaaatgatATCCACAAATGGTCTTGTGTCATAAACAAAACCCAGGCAGCTTCTCTATAGGTTCAAAGGTTAAGAAGCCTTTAATTTGAGAACGCTAAGATCTTAACACCTTCTTATTAAGGCTGGCAGCATTCTCCATGCTGAgcacagagatggcaaaagtactcacttcccttactcaagtagaagtacagatacttgtgttaaaaaatactcttgtaaaagtagaagtacacatttacagtacaggcttggaaatttacataaagtataaaagtaaaagtagccttgtaGTAGGCAAAGCTTCcggaccacacaaatgttactagagtgcaagctgagaaacttcagtggacttggaaaaaaggctctttatatgccattgcttacattttaaatggatgtctgccaataggcctaaaacatctagggctgctccctcttagtcgattagtcgactaatcggtcgttttggtcttagtcaacttagatttctttagatgttttatgcttttttcatgctgaatgacttatttccaagaaacgtacgagcacatctctggtaaacacaagaattaaagtggtgctttagcatgactctttgcagagaaactcagatttacagatctgtcgattaaatcaactaatcgattagtcgatacaattgaatgagtgttagtcgactaagaatttcttcaatcgagcacagccctaaaaacatcacatatatgattattgtgacagagactggtaCTCCacgttaataagattctgacttgATGCCTACTgtctatctcaaacatctcctATCAGATAAGGCCgaggatgattgggaatgtcttgctgcttgtctgccgaatctctgggatctccgttttcttcattttcaatcatgtggccgtccatactactatgtcctaacgttaccaccatcaagccgCAATGATTTGCCGCGAATGAATGCCTCCGAATCTGTTGAGTTGTAGTCTCTTAGTGGTGCGTCAAATGCaacgtatattcccatccaattagattgaattcggtattgatgacgcgaaaaaataataacaataataactccactgaaattatttgaaactaaagtaacgagacaattttgtgaaatgtaaggagtagaaagtaccgatatttgtgttaaaaatgtaaggagtaaaagtaaaaagtcggcacaaaaataaatagtaaagtaactgatatataaaatatctgaaaaatgtaCTTGCGTATagtacttcccatctctggctGAGCATAGACTCTGTGCTGATAATACCCAAATGCTGCATTCATATTATCAGTATGAGGTACATGCTGAACCAGGTGTTTGTAGTTTTGAGATCAGTTAAAATGTTAATGATCCTTGGGAGATTTGCAGCAGAAACTAATAATAGGatacagaaataataataaaatgtaattgacagTTTATGATATCAAATAGGGATGATGTCAAATGAAAAGCAGATTTTGTTAAATGGAATATAGGACATGCAACGTATCCTGCATGTGATAAATGTCAAAGATAATAAAAATATGAGTGTATTTTCCATAGGAGAAGGACAGTAAACTGCGCTGGTGCTGATAAAGTTCCAAATATTTCACCTCGAAACAAAACTTGGCAACAAAAGCCACACTTTCCCAAATTTTGCGTTCTCACACAGCGACAAAGCCAAACcacatgttgaaaaaatgtcttaaaactgTTGCACGCCCATGCGTTTGTGCTCCTGCGTTTTAATGTCTTCCTGTTCCAAGAAAGATAAAGTTGCAAATAACCAAAGACTCGATTTTGGGAGTTTGGAACAAATGCCAAGTTTTGGTTTGCCTTGGCTTTCAAAATCCTTTGCTTGGCTTGGTATTTATTTACACCGTGAATCATATTAATGagatgaaatgtttaaaaaatgatcACTCACACAATTTCAACAGATTTCACTTCACGTAAACCGGTTGAACCTCTTGTTCATCCCAATCACCATGGTGACAAGAAAGCAGTCTGCTGTTGTGGTTGGCCGACGTCTCGTAATGTGGCAACATAAATGTACAAGCGTTGAGTCAGGGCTTTAGGCAGGCGAGGCAATATGTGGTTTCATCTCACCGCTTCATCTTTCCTCTCGTTCCCAGTCGACCAGTAACGTGTGGATGACCCACGCAGAGATGGAGTCCCTGAACGCAGCCACCAAGCCTCCGGTTAGTGTCCCTGCtgtcctgtctctgtctgaccctcttttttttttttgattttcattattatttttgaatTATGTTAAGCGTCTCGTCCGGTCTGAATCATGTTGACGagtctctcccctccctccccttccccttcctctctctttgtttctctttttgaaTTTCTACCTCTTTATtatctctttctttgtgtggcCCAGGACATAGTGTTGAGcatcttcttctcttcctctggtTGCTGTTTCAGTGTGAACTGCTTCCAACTAATTTACCCGTTCACTAACACACAATTCCTTCCTTTTGTCCTCttttcctgctgctgctgctgcttactCCTCCTCTGCTTCTCCTCCATCATCTCTCCATCCGTCCACCCTGCTCTTGACCCCTACTCCTCTTTCCCTCGCAACCTCCACATCACTCTTCTCcggctctgtctctgtctctctctttctctctctgtctctctctctgtcttctctcggCACTGCAGGAGCTCAAAGAGTTCAGCTGGGATCAGGTAAGGATCAACTGACAAGTCAGAATTAGCACAACACGATGCATATTTGTCGTCATTTTCTACCTCTAGTGAAACCAACCGCAGTAAGTCATGAGCTGCTGACTTGCACTACCATCAGATATGAAGCCGAGCGTGAATCAGCGTTGATCATCTGTGGTTGTCCCCTCCAGATACTGGCCTATGGCGATATGAATCATGAGTGGGTGGGCAACGACTGGCTGCCCAGCCTGGGCCTGCCACAGTACCGTAGCTATTTCATGGAGTCCCTGGTGGATGCCCGCATGTTGGACCACCTCACCAAGAAGGAGCTGAGAGGACAGCTGAAAATGGTGGACAGCTTCCACAGGTAGAACTCGGCTTCGGCGTGGCCACtctcgccttttttttttccttttcttttcacagTCTCTTTTGTCACTTATCTTGTTTTCACTCTCATTCTTTTCTGTTGactatgtgcttgtgtgtggcGAGGGAATtcttttggtcaatattgaaatcacgattatttaccACAAGTACTCATTGGCTTTTGGAAAGATCTTGCATGTAAGAGATTAAGAGATGTTATTAGAAcatattgaacttaaaaaacagttaaacaaatcaagtGAAAACACCGCTCAGGTATGTGTCTCCAGGCCCTCTTTTGACAGGGTCACAGGCACTGGATTGTGTTAATGCTTTGTGAGTAGAGGGGAGAGTGGAAACACGCCCTCAGTTAACCTCCTTTCAACCCTCTGGCACTTTGACCTCTCCCAGGGTCAGTTTGCATTACGGCATCATGTGCCTGAAGCGTCTGAACTACGATCGCAAGGagctggagaggaggagggaggagagcgTCCACCACAACAAAGGTGAGCTCTTGTTTTCTCTGCCATTATCTCATTACTCATGCTATTATTTCTCTGACCCTGTTCACCCAACTAATTCCTCTATTCACACTGTGCTGTTGTCTTTCAAGGCTTACCTCGATGATTACTATACAAACCCTTGACCATTGATATCCAGGTTAATTATTTACACAGTTATTGCTGTTGGTATTTTTAACCCTGTGTAAGCTGGATAATGTGTATCGGCTGTTTAGGGCCGCCTATCAGAAAACACCACTCGTAAGAATGGTTAACATTTACTACTCATCATtacagaatgaaaaaaaactcaAGAATAGCTTAATCTGttgcaacaatagctaaatataAAGAGTCACAAATTAACATCGTCTGACTTCTGTACAGGCAACCGCCGTAATGAAAAGAGAGGCACCATTTCTTGCGTAACTTACGTAATTAGCAAACATACTCACATAGCTGGTAACTATACACTGTAATCTGTAAGAGACTTGctctgttttcttcttcttcttcttcttcttcttcttcttcttcttcttattattattattattattattattattattacacattaatactgtatcttgcTCTGtccctttatttatttgtatatctGTTATTTTTATTAGTCAGTTAGTAacgttatttatttaaccatGTACAAG
This window harbors:
- the ppfia3 gene encoding liprin-alpha-3 isoform X5, which produces MMCEVMPTISEDGRSGGGGGSSSPAGVGGGGGGTGGGIGSVGGYGSRDSRGSAGSGGGSDEGGSTGNLESLMVNMLTERERLLESLRETQDSLGTAHLRLRDLGHEKESLQRQLSIALPQEFAVLTKELNLCREQLLEREEEIAELKAERNNTRLLLEHLECLVSRHERSLRMTVVKRQAQSPAGVSSEVEVLKALKSLFEHHKALDEKVRERLRVALERVASLEEELQSSSQEVLSLREQIKRRQQGLDNGKELPNGPSSILDDADIDRQREGEIERQRSELGQLKERLALMCRQVGEIEEQLTSARRELARSEVANQKLQRDVKEALCQREDMEERITTLERRYLSAQREATSLHDTKDKLENELASKDSLYRQSEEKNRQLQERLDDAKQKLQQTLQRAETLPEIEAQLAQRVAALNKAEERHGNFEERLRQMEAQLEEKNQELQRARQRERMNDEHNKRLSDTVDKLLSESNERLQLHLKERMAALEEKNALSEELSNMKKLQDDLLANKDQLIAELERIQLELDQLRARPGGSYSSRSLPGSALELRYSHGSGSLPTGSTTHLDPFGNSSAGGVVRRSHRARWSSAREDSTKYPDWESGALLGTRFEPGLDVGCSDDEDDVEHRFGSELLSPSGQTDVQTLAIMLQEQLEAINKEIKLIQEEKENTELRAEEIESRVSVALDSPPIPPSSLGRDGTGRGFMPSSITSSTLASPSPPSSGHSTPRLPHSPARETDRQNSKDDDRSLALLDSTPPSTPRALRLDRMTLTHPGAMLDDPREFRSLSADGSSSNSSQDSLHKSSKKKSIKSSIGRLFGKKEKGRMGQPGRDGSASLASTPSEDMASGDPMGMNKTGTLGPADKDRRSKKKHELLEEACRQGLPFASWDGPTVVSWLELWVGMPAWYVAACRANVKSGAIMANLSDTEIQREIGISNPLHRLKLRLAIQEMVSLTSPSAPASTRSSTSNVWMTHAEMESLNAATKPPELKEFSWDQILAYGDMNHEWVGNDWLPSLGLPQYRSYFMESLVDARMLDHLTKKELRGQLKMVDSFHRVSLHYGIMCLKRLNYDRKELERRREESVHHNKDVMVWSNERVMCWVQTIGLKEYGDNLRESGVHGALLALDDTFDYTDLALLLQIPNQNTQARQLLEQEYNSLISMGTERRPEEQDGAKTFTRSPSWRKMFREKDLRGVTSDSAETLPANFRASAISTPSVTLRKVQSDASSGARGESASVRTYSC
- the ppfia3 gene encoding liprin-alpha-3 isoform X6, whose translation is MMCEVMPTISEDGRSGGGGGSSSPAGVGGGGGGTGGGIGSVGGYGSRDSRGSAGSGGGSDEGGSTGNLESLMVNMLTERERLLESLRETQDSLGTAHLRLRDLGHEKESLQRQLSIALPQEFAVLTKELNLCREQLLEREEEIAELKAERNNTRLLLEHLECLVSRHERSLRMTVVKRQAQSPAGVSSEVEVLKALKSLFEHHKALDEKVRERLRVALERVASLEEELQSSSQEVLSLREQIKRRQQGLDNGKELPNGPSSILDDADIDRQREGEIERQRSELGQLKERLALMCRQVGEIEEQLTSARRELARSEVANQKLQRDVKEALCQREDMEERITTLERRYLSAQREATSLHDTKDKLENELASKDSLYRQSEEKNRQLQERLDDAKQKLQQTLQRAETLPEIEAQLAQRVAALNKAEERHGNFEERLRQMEAQLEEKNQELQRARQRERMNDEHNKRLSDTVDKLLSESNERLQLHLKERMAALEEKNALSEELSNMKKLQDDLLANKDQLIAELERIQLELDQLRARPGGSYSSRSLPGSALELRYSHGSGSLPTGSTTHLDPFGNSSAGGVVRRSHRARWSSAREDSTKYPDWESGALLGTRFEPGLDVGCSDDEDDVEHRFGSELLSPSGQTDVQTLAIMLQEQLEAINKEIKLIQEEKENTELRAEEIESRVSVALDSPPIPPSSLGRDGTGRGFMPSSITSSTLASPSPPSSGHSTPRLPHSPARETDRQNSKDDDRSLALLDSTPPSTPRALRLDRMTLTHPGAMLDDPREFRSLSADGSSSNSSQDSLHKSSKKKSIKSSIGRLFGKKEKGRMGQPGRDGSASLASTPSEDMASGDPMGMNKTGTLGPADKDRRSKKKHELLEEACRQGLPFASWDGPTVVSWLELWVGMPAWYVAACRANVKSGAIMANLSDTEIQREIGISNPLHRLKLRLAIQEMVSLTSPSAPASTRSSTSNVWMTHAEMESLNAATKPPLKEFSWDQILAYGDMNHEWVGNDWLPSLGLPQYRSYFMESLVDARMLDHLTKKELRGQLKMVDSFHRVSLHYGIMCLKRLNYDRKELERRREESVHHNKDVMVWSNERVMCWVQTIGLKEYGDNLRESGVHGALLALDDTFDYTDLALLLQIPNQNTQARQLLEQEYNSLISMGTERRPEEDGAKTFTRSPSWRKMFREKDLRGVTSDSAETLPANFRASAISTPSVTLRKVQSDASSGARGESASVRTYSC